GGCAATCGATATTTACGGTTTAAGCGAAGTTATGGGGCCGGGTGTTTCGATTGAATGTCATGAAGCACAGAATGGCCTGCATATTGCTGAAGACCATTTTCTGGCGGAAATTATCGACCCCAAAACAGGTGAAGTTCTTCCGTATGGTCAAGAAGGTGAATTGGTTTTTACGTCTTTAACAAAAGAAGCGTTTCCGGTGATACGCTATCGTACAGGAGATATCGCTGCATTGAATCCGGAACCATGCAAATGTGGTCGAACTATGATTCGGATGTCGCGGATTAAGGGTCGGGTAGATGATATGTTAATCATTCGCGGCGTCAATGTTTTCCCGACGGAAATTGAAAACGTTTTATTGAGCTTTCGGGAACTTGCGCCTTCTTATCAAGTAGTCATTGAACGGAACGGTGCGCTTGACCGCTTTGAAATTCATTGTGAAATCACGCCCGAATTTTTGCGACGGTTGGAATATGCGGAACGCCTGGAGGACACAAAAGATGTGGCTATTTTACTGAGAAAAATATCACATGAAATTAAGAACGCACTGGGCGTATCGGTTATTCTCCGGATCCATAAACCATATACGATTCCTCGCAGTGACAGCAAAGCAGTTCGAATCGTAGATAATCGTCATAAATAAAGTAACGGCGTCATTGTATCGAAAAAAGACAACTGGATGAAACAAGCAACTGGAATATGAATCAGATGGATCTGCCGGAGAGAGGGGAAATGGAATGTCCTATCACTATATAAAAGTTTTGGTTCAAGATAGGATCGGGATTGTAACTTTGCATCGTCCGGAAGTATTGAATGCCTTAAATCTCCAGCTAGTGTATGAGCTTGTGACTGAACTGGAACGAATAGAGACAGATGATTCGATCCGTGTCATCATTTTGACAGGAAACGAGAAAGCGTTTGCTGCCGGCGCTGATATATCGGAAATGGCCGGTGAAGAAGCCATCCCCATGTTATTAAAGGATCAGTTTGTAGTTTGGGATCGGATCGCCAAGATTTCGAAACCGATCATAGCTGCTGTAAGCGGATTTGTACTGGGAGGCGGCTGTGAGCTCATGATGAATTGTGATATGATCATCGCTTCCGAAACCACACGCATCGGGCAACCAGAAATTCAGTTGGGTGTGATGCCTGGCGCCGGCGGTACGCAACGATTGACAAAAGCCGTTGGGAAAGTAAAGGCAATGGAAATGTTGCTGACGGGTGAACACATTACGGCTGAAGAAGCATTGAAGTTTGGACTGATCAATAAAGTTGTTCCTGTTGAAATGTATTTTAAAGAAGCGTTGCGCATGGCGCAACAAATCGCACTGCAGCCGCCAGTCGCTGTGCGTCTGATTAAAAAATCAGTGTTAAAGGCTTTCGATACTTCATTGGCTGAAGGGTTGGATTATGAACGAAATTGCTTTTACCTTTTATTTTCCAGTGAAGATAAAGAGGAGGGCATGAATGCATTTTTGCAAAAACGAAAACCAAAATTCACAGGTCGATAGGAGATGTGAGTATGTACGAAGCTATCGTATTTGAAGTTTCTGCTGGTATTGCCACAATTGCGCTAAATCGGCCGGGTACTTTTAATGCTTTTACAGAACAAATGATTAAGGAAATGATCGATGCACTAAAAAAGGCGGGTAAAGATCCAAATGTGCGCTGTGTGGTCTTGACGGGAACGGGAAGAGCATTTAGCGCGGGGCAGGATTTGGGGGAAGTGCAAGCGGGGCCCATAGATTTTGGAGCATTTTTGCGCGAACGATACAATCCGATGATTCTGCAATTACAAAAGACGGAGAAACCAATCATCGCTGCAGTAAATGGTGTTGCTGCAGGAGCGGGCATGAGTCTGGCATTGGCTTGTGATATCCGTTTGGTTTCGGAACATGCAGTTTTTGTCAACGCATTTGTAAATATAGGATTGGTTCCCGATTCTGGCGGCTGTTACTTTTTGCCCAGAATTATCGGCTTGGGGAAAGCACTGGAATTGGCATTTACCGGTGAGAAGATTTCTGCGGAAGAGGCATACCGTATCGGCTTGGCCAACCGCGTATGTTCGGCTGAGAAATTTGACACAGAAGTGCTGGAATATGCCGGGAAGCTCGCTAAATTACCTACAAAAGGGATTGGCTTAATCAAGCGAACGATGTATAAATCGCTGCAAATGAGTTTGCAAGAAACATTGGAATATGAGGCGTTTGCGCAAGAGATTGCCGGAAACACGGATGACCACAAAGAGGGTGTGGAAGCGTTTTTTCAAAAACGCAAACCAGTCTTTCAAGGCAGATAGATGTTAAGTCAAAGAAAGAAACTATGACTTTATGACGGGAGGGAACGGTTTGGCGAACGATCCGATTGGTGTAATTGGCGCCGGCACGATGGGAGCTGGAATTGCCCTTGTTTGCGCGAAAATGGGCTATCAAGTACTGTTGTTGGATGCCGATCCGGTGGTTTTGGAAAAGGCGCAAGAGTATTTTTTATCCACTCTATCAAGAGATGTAGAGAAAGGTAGACTTACGAAAACACAGAAAGAAGAAACATTGCGGCAACTGCTTCCTGTGCAGGAAATGGAATTGCTGCGCGATTGTGACATCGTAATCGAGGCAGTTTCAGAACGACTTGAGTTAAAAAAGTCGATTTTTCGCTCTTTGACGGAAGTTTGCCGTGATACTGCGCTGCTCTGCACAAATACATCCTCCCTTTCCATTACTGAAATTGCAGGCGGATTGCCGCATCCGGAACGAATCATCGGCTTGCATTTCTTCAATCCGGCACCTGTGATGCCGCTTGTTGAAGTCATCAGCGGGAAAAAGTCGAGCAGCAAAAACGTTGAAAAGGTGTTTCAATTCGCAAAAGAATTGGGGAAGATTCCGGTTCTTGCCAGTGATTCACCAGGTTTCATCGTGAACCGGGTTGCCCGGCCCTATTATAATGAAGCTTTGCGAATCCTTAGTGATCGCATGGCTTCCGTAGAACAAATCGATCGCATTATGAAACAGGCAGGCGGATTCAAAATGGGACCGTTTGAATTGCAAGATTTGATTGGGATTGACGTGAACTTTTCCGTCACTGAATCTGTGTATTCCCACTTTTTTCACGAAGGCCGATTTAAACCAAGCCGTATCCAACAGCAGATGGTGCAGGCGGGGAATCTTGGAAAGAAGACGGGTGAGGGCTTTTATGACTATGACAAATAATGTAATAGTGTTGGCGGGAAACGGCTCACTCTATCAGGAACTGGCACAACTGTTGGAAGACAGGAACTACCAAGTCATTGATCACAAATATTACGAAATATACAAAGATCGTATACGATTCGCTGTTGAAGTAACAAATGTGGATCTGCAAATGAAAAAAGCAGGTATACAAAAATTGGATCAAGTGCTGCCTGCGCATATTCCGATTCTTTCCACGTCGCTCGCGATAACTGCAACAGAAATTGCATCATGGGCTAAGTATCCCGACCGAATTTGCGGGTTTGGCACGCTGGTGCCATTGTCAGAGCGAAACCTGATTGAAATTGCTCCTGCTTTACAGACAAGCCGGGATACCATCCAAATGGCGGAGTCATTGATTCACTCACTCGGCAAAGAGGTGGAAATCGTTGACGATGAGGCGGGACTTGTCTTTCCAAGAATCCTTTCACTGATTATCAATGAAGCTGCATTTACTGTCATGGAAGGGACGGCAACGCCCGGCGATATCGACATTGCCATGAAAAAGGGGACGAATTATCCATACGGACCACTCGAATGGGCGGATCGTATTGGACTGGATGAAGTGTATGCCATTGTCCAAGGCCTTCATAAAAATCTGGCGGAAGAACGTTACCGGCCTGCACCTCTGTTGCGGAAAAAAGTATTGGCTGGGATGGTAGGTGTCCGAAATGGCCAGGGGTTTTACACATATGAAAAACCGGGAGTTTGATTTCAATGAAAATACGACAAAGAGAAGTGTATATTGCTTCCGCGATACGTACGCCAATTGGCAAACTCGGCGGAAGTTTGAAAGATGTTCCCATCGATGAATTATCATCGATTGTATTGAGAGGCGCTATTGAGCGTGCGCAAATTCCAGATGATGCAGTTGATGGTGTCATTATGGGGAATGTCATCTCAGCCGGCCCTTTTATTAATATCGCAAGAGTAGGATTGTTGAAAGCCGGGCTGCCGGAAAGTGTACCGGGTTTAACTGTGAATCGCGTTTGTGCATCTGGACTGGAAGCAATCAATTTGGCTGCCCAATCGATCCAAGGAGGCCACGCCGATGTCATGTTGGCGGGAGGTGTAGAAAATCTCACTCGCTCACCGTATATCTTGGAAAAATTCTCTCAACCCTATCAAAGAGGTCCGCAAACATTGATGGAATCATTCGGAGGACCGCGTTCTGCACCTGTATCGATTTATGGCGATTTAACAATGGGAGATACTGCGGAAAATGTGGCGGAACAATATCAAGTCAGCCGCGAAGATCAGGATTTGTTTGCTGTTGAGAGTCACCGCAGAGCTGTCAATGCCATTGATCATGGATTATTCAAGGAAGAAATCATTCCTGTTGCAATTCCGAATCCAAAGGGACAACCGATTCATTTCACTACGGATGAACATCCACGCCAAAATACAACGCTTGCATCCATTGGAAAACTAAAGCCTGCTTTCCGGAAAAACGGAACAGTTACGGCTGCTAACTCGTCAGGCATCAATGACGGTGCTGCAGCGGTTGTATTAATGAATGAAAAGAAACTGAATCAATTTAACATTCAACCATTAGGAAGAATGGTTCATTTTGTTTGTGCCGGTGTGGACCCGAGGATTATGGGGATGGGGCCGGTAGTCGCGATTCGGAAGCTTCTACAGGAAACTGACATGACAATTGAAGATATTGACTTGTTTGAATTGAACGAGGCGTTTGCTTCCCAGTCATTGGCTTGTATTCGTGAACTTGGCTTGTCGATGGATAAGACGAACGTCAACGGCGGTGCGATCGCCCTGGGTCACCCTTTGGGCTGTAGTGGCGCACGCTTGTTTGGAACGATTTTATATGAGCTTCGCCGCCGCAACAAACGATATGGAGTCGTTTCGTTATGCATCGGAGGCGGTCAAGGCTTGGCAACATTGGTCGAAGCCTTATAAAAGGGATCAGGGATTTTGGGAGTTTACTATGGAGGTGTTTTGCAATGGGGATGCCGGTGATTGTAGATGCTGTGCGTACAGCAATTGGGCGTTACGGCGGAGCTTTGAAAGATGTGCGGCCGGATGATTTAGGGGCGGTTGTCATCAACAAATTGTTACAGAGAAATCCGATCGATTCGCGATTCATCGATGATGTGATCGTTGGGTGTGCGAATCAGGCTGGAGAAGATAATCGAAACGTGGCCAGAATGTCTTCGTTGCTTGCCGGTTTGCCCGTTGAAGTTCCTGGTGTAACGGTAAACCGGCTGTGCGGTTCCGGATTGGAGGCTGTCAATCAGAGTGCGCATGCCATTGCTGCCGGAAGCGGACAGGTATATATCGCGGGGGGAGTGGAAAGCATGACGCGTTCCCCGCTTGTCATGATGAAACCGGAGACGGCATACCAGCGTGGAAACCGGCAATTGTCTGATACCACAATCGGATGGAGACTGGTAAATGATACGTTGGCAGCCATGTACCCACCCATCAGTCTTGGCGAAACTGCGGAAAATGTGGCGGAACAATACGGAATCAGCCGCCAATCCCAAGATGAATTTGCTCTATCCAGCCAGCAGAAGTATGCATTAGCATTAGCGGAAAATAAATTTGAAGACGAAATCGTGTCTGTAGAAACTCCCGGGAAAAAAGGGGAAATTACCGTTTTTAAAAGTGATGAAAATCCGCGGCCGCAAACGACTGTCGAACAGTTGGGGAAACTCAAGCCGGCGTTCAAACCGGGTGGAACGGTTACCGCTGGAAATTCTTCAGGGATCAATGACGGTGCTGCAGCTTTATTGGTAATGGAACTTGACACTGCTTTACAATTAGGTTTCCGGCCAAGAGCAAAGATCGTAGCTTCTGCGGTCGCTGGAGTCGATCCATCTGTTATGGGCATGGGTCCTGTTCCGGCAACACACAAAGTATTGAAAAAAGCGGGATTAAAAATTGAAGATATCGACCTGTTTGAAATCAACGAAGCGTTTGCTGCGCAGGCATTGGCATGCATGCAAGAACTGAATATTCCGTTTGACCGGGTAAACGTCAATGGTGGTGCGATTGCAATCGGACATCCTCTTGGGTGTAGCGGCGCTCGAATCGTTACAACATTGCTGTATGAAATGGAGCGTAGAAAGGCGCGCTATGGCTTAGCCACGATGTGCATTGGCGTAGGCCAGGGCATTGCCACGATTATTGAGCGGATGTAAGGAGACTGTTATGAAATCAAGCATGCAACCGGGCATGTTCGAAGAGCTTTTGGTGATCGTCAATAACAAAGCAGCCACGACCTGGCATCATGGCTGCTTTGTTATTGACGATAGCTTTTCTGTCTTCTATACTTGAAGAACTGACAAATATAAAACGCTTGCAGTATTTTTCGTCATGCTTATGTAAATGCCACATATGAAGCGTAATAGGTTAATAAAGACTGTAAATTACATGTAATTTGAATGATCAGGAAAATAGTGCGTATTGGAGCTGAATTTCATGAAACCACAATCGATGCTCTTTACGATATATGGTGAGTATGTACGTCATTATGGCGGAGAGATTTGGGTAGGCAGTTTGACCCGTTTGATGGGGGAATTCGGACTATCGGAACAGGCGGTGCGGGCAGCGATTTCACGAATGTTGAAACAAGGGTGGCTAGTTTCCAGAAAAGTAGGAAATCGCGGGTATTACGCGATGTCTCCGCGTGGACAAAAGCGTTTGGATGAAGCGGCTGCCAGAATTTACAGACAGGATTCACAGGTATGGAATGGAACCTGGTGTATGGTCAGTTATAATATACCTGAAGAACGCAGACAGTTAAGGGATCAGTTGCGCAAAGAATTGTCCTGGATGGGGTTCGGCATGTTGTCTACGAGTACCTGGATCAGTCCGAACGATTTGGCTGATAGAGTCAGAGAAATAACGGTTACTTATGAAATAACCGATTATGTAGAAATTTTTAACTGCCAGCATCTGGGGTGGAGTCATCCTGGGGACTTGGTTGAGAAATGCTGGAACATAGATGAAATGAATCAGGCGTATCAAGAATTTATTGAAATTTATCGACCACAGTATGAAGACATATTGCAGAAAATTCAAAATGGGCAGGAAATACCGGACAATTATTGCTTTGTCGAGAAAACAAAACTGGTTCACGAATATCGCAAATTTTTGTTTATCGACCCTGACTTTCCGAAGGAACTTTTGCCGGATGTTTGGCTGGCAGCCGATGCGGACCAGCTTTTTCAGGATTATTATACTCTGTTGAACCCTTGTGCCAATCGTTTCTTTGATTCTGTATACGAACCTTGTCCTCTTGTAGAAGCGAATGAAGTAAACTCCTGAGGATCGATTTGTTTATCGTTTTGAATCCAAAAGGCTTCGCAAACTCCTTGTTTACGATAACAGGTGTGTTTGCCGGAGTCTTTTTTAATTTCTTATTGCGAGTTATATAACGATATGATATTATAACGTTACAAAAACGTTATACTATAATTTATATAACATAATAAAATTTAAAAATGCAGATGAAGCATCGCTTGTAACGGGAAAATTGAGAGGAGGAAAACAAATGATCGATCAAATGGAATTGCTTGACACAAAAGAGAGAGAAAAGTACGAGGAGTTTATGGAGAAAATTGAATCCAGACAAAAAATCGAAGCGGATGACTGGATGCCGGATGATTATCGGAATCAATTGATCAAATTGATCGCAATGCACGGAATCAGTGAAATCATGGGGGCATTGCCGGAGAAGGAATGGGTGCCGAAAGCTCCTACGCTGCAGCGCAAATTGGCGATCATGGCCAAAGTTCAAGACGAGATGGGGCACGGTCAGCTGTTGTTGCGAGTCGCTGAAGATTTGCTGGCGCCATTAGGGAAAACTCGTGAAGACTTAATCCTTGATTTGTTTAGCGGGAAGCTGAAGTTTCACAATGTATTTCATATGTCTGCACCAACATGGGCGGATGCCGGTGTCATCGGCTGGTTGGTGGATGGTGCAGCAATTATTACACAAACGATGTCATTGGACACATCCTATGCTCCTTATGCACGCGCTCTGCACAGGATTTGCCAAGAAGAGAAATTCCATGCACAGCACGGTGAGAGCATCATTTTAAGCCTTGCAGAGGGCACACCTGCGCAACGGCAAATGCTCCAGGAAGCGATCAATCGTTGGTGGCCGGCGTTGCTTATGTTTTTTGGTCCGCCGGAAAATGGAACCATCTCCAGCAATCAAGAATTGAACATGAAGTACAAAATTCGCACCAAAACGAATGAAGAATTGCGACAAATATTTTTTGACAAGTATGTCACCCGGATTTTCCATCTTGGTTTGACACTCCCGGATGAAACGGTTCACTACGATCAAGCAGAAAGCCGTTGGAACTATC
Above is a window of Fodinisporobacter ferrooxydans DNA encoding:
- a CDS encoding enoyl-CoA hydratase-related protein; this encodes MSYHYIKVLVQDRIGIVTLHRPEVLNALNLQLVYELVTELERIETDDSIRVIILTGNEKAFAAGADISEMAGEEAIPMLLKDQFVVWDRIAKISKPIIAAVSGFVLGGGCELMMNCDMIIASETTRIGQPEIQLGVMPGAGGTQRLTKAVGKVKAMEMLLTGEHITAEEALKFGLINKVVPVEMYFKEALRMAQQIALQPPVAVRLIKKSVLKAFDTSLAEGLDYERNCFYLLFSSEDKEEGMNAFLQKRKPKFTGR
- a CDS encoding enoyl-CoA hydratase-related protein, with protein sequence MYEAIVFEVSAGIATIALNRPGTFNAFTEQMIKEMIDALKKAGKDPNVRCVVLTGTGRAFSAGQDLGEVQAGPIDFGAFLRERYNPMILQLQKTEKPIIAAVNGVAAGAGMSLALACDIRLVSEHAVFVNAFVNIGLVPDSGGCYFLPRIIGLGKALELAFTGEKISAEEAYRIGLANRVCSAEKFDTEVLEYAGKLAKLPTKGIGLIKRTMYKSLQMSLQETLEYEAFAQEIAGNTDDHKEGVEAFFQKRKPVFQGR
- a CDS encoding 3-hydroxyacyl-CoA dehydrogenase NAD-binding domain-containing protein; amino-acid sequence: MANDPIGVIGAGTMGAGIALVCAKMGYQVLLLDADPVVLEKAQEYFLSTLSRDVEKGRLTKTQKEETLRQLLPVQEMELLRDCDIVIEAVSERLELKKSIFRSLTEVCRDTALLCTNTSSLSITEIAGGLPHPERIIGLHFFNPAPVMPLVEVISGKKSSSKNVEKVFQFAKELGKIPVLASDSPGFIVNRVARPYYNEALRILSDRMASVEQIDRIMKQAGGFKMGPFELQDLIGIDVNFSVTESVYSHFFHEGRFKPSRIQQQMVQAGNLGKKTGEGFYDYDK
- a CDS encoding 3-hydroxyacyl-CoA dehydrogenase family protein produces the protein MTMTNNVIVLAGNGSLYQELAQLLEDRNYQVIDHKYYEIYKDRIRFAVEVTNVDLQMKKAGIQKLDQVLPAHIPILSTSLAITATEIASWAKYPDRICGFGTLVPLSERNLIEIAPALQTSRDTIQMAESLIHSLGKEVEIVDDEAGLVFPRILSLIINEAAFTVMEGTATPGDIDIAMKKGTNYPYGPLEWADRIGLDEVYAIVQGLHKNLAEERYRPAPLLRKKVLAGMVGVRNGQGFYTYEKPGV
- a CDS encoding thiolase family protein; translated protein: MKIRQREVYIASAIRTPIGKLGGSLKDVPIDELSSIVLRGAIERAQIPDDAVDGVIMGNVISAGPFINIARVGLLKAGLPESVPGLTVNRVCASGLEAINLAAQSIQGGHADVMLAGGVENLTRSPYILEKFSQPYQRGPQTLMESFGGPRSAPVSIYGDLTMGDTAENVAEQYQVSREDQDLFAVESHRRAVNAIDHGLFKEEIIPVAIPNPKGQPIHFTTDEHPRQNTTLASIGKLKPAFRKNGTVTAANSSGINDGAAAVVLMNEKKLNQFNIQPLGRMVHFVCAGVDPRIMGMGPVVAIRKLLQETDMTIEDIDLFELNEAFASQSLACIRELGLSMDKTNVNGGAIALGHPLGCSGARLFGTILYELRRRNKRYGVVSLCIGGGQGLATLVEAL
- a CDS encoding thiolase family protein — translated: MGMPVIVDAVRTAIGRYGGALKDVRPDDLGAVVINKLLQRNPIDSRFIDDVIVGCANQAGEDNRNVARMSSLLAGLPVEVPGVTVNRLCGSGLEAVNQSAHAIAAGSGQVYIAGGVESMTRSPLVMMKPETAYQRGNRQLSDTTIGWRLVNDTLAAMYPPISLGETAENVAEQYGISRQSQDEFALSSQQKYALALAENKFEDEIVSVETPGKKGEITVFKSDENPRPQTTVEQLGKLKPAFKPGGTVTAGNSSGINDGAAALLVMELDTALQLGFRPRAKIVASAVAGVDPSVMGMGPVPATHKVLKKAGLKIEDIDLFEINEAFAAQALACMQELNIPFDRVNVNGGAIAIGHPLGCSGARIVTTLLYEMERRKARYGLATMCIGVGQGIATIIERM
- the paaX gene encoding phenylacetic acid degradation operon negative regulatory protein PaaX, with protein sequence MKPQSMLFTIYGEYVRHYGGEIWVGSLTRLMGEFGLSEQAVRAAISRMLKQGWLVSRKVGNRGYYAMSPRGQKRLDEAAARIYRQDSQVWNGTWCMVSYNIPEERRQLRDQLRKELSWMGFGMLSTSTWISPNDLADRVREITVTYEITDYVEIFNCQHLGWSHPGDLVEKCWNIDEMNQAYQEFIEIYRPQYEDILQKIQNGQEIPDNYCFVEKTKLVHEYRKFLFIDPDFPKELLPDVWLAADADQLFQDYYTLLNPCANRFFDSVYEPCPLVEANEVNS
- the paaA gene encoding 1,2-phenylacetyl-CoA epoxidase subunit PaaA, with protein sequence MIDQMELLDTKEREKYEEFMEKIESRQKIEADDWMPDDYRNQLIKLIAMHGISEIMGALPEKEWVPKAPTLQRKLAIMAKVQDEMGHGQLLLRVAEDLLAPLGKTREDLILDLFSGKLKFHNVFHMSAPTWADAGVIGWLVDGAAIITQTMSLDTSYAPYARALHRICQEEKFHAQHGESIILSLAEGTPAQRQMLQEAINRWWPALLMFFGPPENGTISSNQELNMKYKIRTKTNEELRQIFFDKYVTRIFHLGLTLPDETVHYDQAESRWNYRQPDWEEFKQIVRGNGPRSAARLQLRKISYEDAQWVRDALLANQRKAI